CATCTTCCATAAGGTCCTCAATCTCTTTTATCTTTCTAGTAAGATAACCCAACTTGGTTTTCCTTGTCACTTTAAGCTGCTGAAGCTTTTCCTCTTGTGCTTTAAAGGTTGGCTTTGAAACTCTCTTTTCCGGCTGCTCCATATTAATTGCGCTGCCACAAACCTTTCAATGCAATTAATCCTTTACACCAGCCATGTATCTCTTAACCTTACAGGAATTTTCACAAACCTTAAAGCAGGCACAGCATCTTACTTTTCAGATGCAGGGCTCTCTTACTGCCGAAAGGATCCGGGAAACACGGGAAGACTGAAGCAGCATCCTCTTAACGTCCTCACTGGTAAAGCGCCTTTTCCCGCTTTTTCCCTTGCAGCGCCGCTGGCCGATTAACTCCGTGCGCCCGGTGGCGTGTGCGTAATCCTCTCAGTTCGAGCAGTTTTCTGACTAATGTAGCGGCAACCTTCGGTCCTTCTTTGCCGCTTCTGCAGGGACGTAAAGTTTCTGACTCGTGCTCTTGTTAAAACGCTTGGACGCGTTCCAGTAGCAAAAACGAGGCGAAGGAAAAAAGGGCAAAACATTTATTCTCAgtacaaaccaaaaaaatacaaaacaaatgccTCCGGTGGGAGCTCCGTTCACTTTCCATTTATGCTACAACGAAAACAACATTAAACGGCGACGGTCAGAAAACTGTTGCTCCACGTCCTGCTTGCTAGCctaacctttttttcccccccacatGCGGGCAAAAAATACACACCCCCTTTACGACATCTATCAACACTttacaacaacacaaaagaTTAACAAAGCAGGATTAATTTATGGAGCACAGCATATTAcattataacataaaataatgaaGATTATAACTAGAAACTCAAAGATCATAACAAATACTCAAATATGGCCTGATGTAATTGAGTAAAATATTGGCCTGAACTGTCTAAGCTCCAACAGGTATGAACGCtcgtttaatttttatttatacaaacaATAAGTGaaataacacaaacaacaaCTGTAATAATTGTATTAACAACAATAAGAACAAAAGAAGCTTCTAGAACACTTATTCCAACATAAACCTCCAACAGATCCAGCCATTTGGTTCCACCTGGCTGACCTGCAGGTAAGAAACAGATGTggggtgtcagctgtcaggtcggtgagtgaaataagtaagtaaaatttattaatGTAGCACTTTATGATAAGAATCTATTACAAAGTGATTTAACATTGATATTaaaaacagcacacagaaacacaatgcACAAGAACATTATCAAAATATTTGTTAAATAGGTGTGTTTCTAACTCATCAGAAATTTACTgtgatgttttttgtctgttagtGTCGTCTACTGTTTGTAACTTAATCTCGGCTCCATCCAGAAAAGCCCAATGCCTAGGTGGAGTTACCAAGCTGGATATTACACCACCAGGATCACAACAAAGATTCTGGTAAGGAAAGGTGTGACCACAGCAGAGAGCAACCAGCGTGTTGCTGTGGACTTTAATAAGGCATGTGTGAAAATTATACTCCCCAAATTCCACCAATATTAAGTGTCCTACCAGAGGGGTTAGGACACTGGACCATGTAAATACATCAAGCAGTCCTACAGACTGACACTCCTCCATGACCTAGGACAATctgacaaaacaataaaacatgccCCTCCAAGCACCCTGGTCATGGTTACAGACCTATAGCACTCACAGGAAGCGCTACATGGAGATGGTCTTCGTGAACTACAGCTCAGCATTTAACACCATAATCCCAGACATTTTTACCATGAAACTGGACCACTTTCAACCTGATCCTTGATTAAATATTTCCTCATCAACTGGCCCCAAACGCTCCAATAGTCAGGCACCCACATCTCTGCCAATCTCACCTGGCCCCACAACACCAACGTGCTGGTAAAGAAGGCCCAgtagcggctgcacttcctccgTGTCCTGAGAAAGAATAACCCAGACCAGACGCTGCAGCTGGTCTTCTACTGTGCGTCAGTGGAGAGCATGCTCTTCTACTGCTTTGGTATTTGGTACACAGGGGCCACAACTGAGAACAGAAAGGCTGTGCAGAGGGCAATTAACCACACCCAAAAAGCACTGGCTGCCTTCTGCCTCACATGGAGGCCATTGTCATATATTCCTTTCTCATGGAAAAGAAGGCCATCACCGATGACCCCTTGCACCCCGCCTTGCACCCGTTTGACCCATGCTCTCTGGTCGGTGCATAAGTTGAGTCATGTTCCACACCTCCAGAGTCAGAAACACCTTCTTTCCATTCGGACTCTCAGCAAGTACCGTCCCTGCTGGTGACTTCTTGTGACAATTGGATGAACCTAGAATCTCAGCTCACAATGACTTGATGTCATCTTCATTTTCAtctggccaatcacatgcaaaGACTAGGATCACAACATTGTGTGAAAGAAAGGAGGGCAGAAACTGTGATGACAGTGACTGTGGTGGTACAGGCCAGGTAcacagagcaacacagagacaaggaTCTGGAATTAAATGCAGATGtgttggggaaaaaagtgataaaaataTCCGAAAAGAAACTGGCTGCATTTAAATGATACTGGAGACAGCAAAGCTGAGCACAGAATTATTAAAATTGTAATATGttgaaacaaatttaaaaaaatacttctaAGCGCTGCTCATATCTACCTGTAGCTGGAGGAGAGGTGTTATTCACTGGCCCTGGAAGAGTGTCCTGTTTTGAGTCAGGTATCTCTGCTGCACCATCCACTGTGTTGAATGAACCACGGCCTGCTGCAAGTCAAATCAAAAGAACAACATTTATTCCAAAACAAACGACCCCAGTGAAACAAACGTTTTGATGAGGAGCTGGCTGACATCACTGGCAGTGActttcagacatttttccatCGTAAAGAAGAACAGATTTCAGATTGTCTTTGTCCAGGCTTTAAACCCCATGTGTGTTCTTCTGAGCAGcagtaaatgcataaaaataagGCTTTCGTGAAAACACTAATTCAAACACTTCTTACCAACACAGATCATTCACAGCTGGGCTAAAATAGAAGGCTCCCAGTGATACTGAATGAAGAGCCATTAAAGAGCAATAAGGCAGCAGAGCTAAAAGAGCCGAAGATCTCACAAACACTGAACACTCCTCACTCACTTGGAGAACCAACTCTCAGGTTGATGATGCTGATGAGCTTCAAAGGTTTTCCAGCTCTCTCGATGacacgacactcgtatgttccagcaTCATCTTGtctcacatccttcagaatcaaagacacgtctccatcagCTATCTGTCTGTCCttcagatccacccggttctcaaaagatggatgctggtaaTCTGGAACAAGTCGTCCATGCTGATATAAAAGGACAAGTTCTTCATCTTCCAGGTCAGttctgctccactctacaacTATGATGATGTGGGCTTGAGCtggacatgtcagagtgacgtcctgtccagacaCAGCGGTGATGATTTTGTGatctgaaagaagaaacaacacagagcagagaggttaaaggtcatttTATTCACTTCTACAACAGCTAGAGTGAAGATCATACACCACTGAGCCTTTCTACACTCTTCTACATACATACACAAGCAATAAACATGCACAGATAAACTGAATCAATATTAAATAATTCTGCTTGTTTCTTTATCTTGATCTGTGATTGAAATGGCATTTAGCTCCTGACAGGTAAAACTAACCTGCAATGCTAAAAAATTAAGAGGCTGACTAACAGCAAAGTTTGGTCTTCGTTTGTTCTAAATGTCTGAGTCTGTCAGGATTTTCCGTGAAAAACTGAACCTGAGTTTAAACCTGACTACCTGAGATTAAATTTAAGGTTTAAATAAAGTCCAGTTTCCATAGAAATTATTCCAGGTTCAGATTCTGTCATGACTAGACTGTGTGCAGGGATGAGTGATGACatggaggacccaaagtgcagacatgTGTACTCAAAACAggtttaatgctgaactcaaaaaagtaacaaaactgAGAATCCAAAACAACCTTAAGCAGACAGACCGAACACACAGCAAGATGAAGGTAGATCACGACACGGACCCAGAGAAGCacaaggcttaaatacacagcgcgacaatcagggaatgagagacaggaggaaaacacagctggggcaaatcagggctaacgagacaaaggaagcaaaaccaaGAGACGTgagaccagggcagacacagaacagagggagtATGAAAAGCAAAACTTAAGAACTACATAATCACACACCAAGAAGAACTGGGGGAAATAGAAATGCAAAACAGAACCCAAAAGCTTCACAATAATAAACTAAGATGAGAACACAAATAAAAGATACAAAACTGAAACCACTGGGTTAATGACCCAGGTACCCTAACAGATTGTAATGCTGGATAATAATCACCTAGCCTTTTGAAATATGTGAGAGAACTGGATCCTCAGCAGTTCTGTGTGATTAGTAAAGAGGTATGTGTCTCTCAGCTTTCTGGTCAAACTGGTCCAGTAGTGTTTGTTGCTACGTGTGTGTGTCGGCAGGTGACTTTCTCTGTTCTTGAGAAGTGATTTCAAAGTTTCATATGAGAGCTAAAATAGCTGTATTTAATTTAACCTGCCTGAAACTGTCAATGTGCAGCCCTGAGAGAAGAGCAGCGCCAgttcaaactttttttaaacaagtttcTCACACTGTAGAGTTTCAGAGGGGAATATTCCTGAAGCTGATACTGAATTCAGCGTTCacaaagaaagaggagaaaaacaatTAGTCACATTGGGGAAGCGATCTGAGTAATGTTCAAGTAGTTGAACGAATGAAAGAGTTGTTTAAATGTACCTGTGCCTGTAAGAGTGTCCTGTTGTGAGTCAGGTACCTCTGCTGCAGAGTCCGCTGTGTTGAAGAAAACAGGATCTACACCACGGCCTTCTGCAAGTCGAAACAAAAGAAGAACCTTTATTCTAAAACAAATGAACCCAGCCAAACAGAAAAGTGTTAATAAGGAGCCGGCTACGATCACAACCAGTGgctacctgacattttttcctcttactgtataatatataataaacaaTGCTGCTGTAACAAGCAACTAACATGCAGATGGTGGAGTCCCCCATAAATTTAAAGATGATTTTTTGAAAAGAACCAAAGATCCTACACACACTGAACTCCTCACTCACTTGGAGGACCAACCCTGAGGTAGATGATGCTGATGAGCTTCATATGTTGTCTGCCTCTCTGGATGACACGACACTTATATGTTCCACTATCAGCAGtggtcacatccttcagaatcaaagacacgtctccatcagTGATCTGTCTGTCCTTCAGATCCACCCAGTTCtcaaaagatggatgctggtaaTCAGGAACAAGTCGTCCATGGTGATATAAAAGGACAAGTTCCTTCATCTTCCTTGTTCAACTAAACTGCATTTAAATGAAATCAGctatattttgatttataaatatatacatataaaaaaaaaaaacacccagcacgcccctgcgggcggtttgtccttcaagctcgggtcctctaccagaggcctgggagcttgagggtcctgcgcagtatcttagctgttcccaggactgcgctcttctggacagag
The sequence above is a segment of the Oreochromis aureus strain Israel breed Guangdong linkage group 3, ZZ_aureus, whole genome shotgun sequence genome. Coding sequences within it:
- the LOC120434370 gene encoding uncharacterized protein LOC120434370 — its product is MKELVLLYHHGRLVPDYQHPSFENWVDLKDRQITDGDVSLILKDVTTADSGTYKCRVIQRGRQHMKLISIIYLRVGPPKGRGVDPVFFNTADSAAEVPDSQQDTLTGTDHKIITAVSGQDVTLTCPAQAHIIIVVEWSRTDLEDEELVLLYQHGRLVPDYQHPSFENRVDLKDRQIADGDVSLILKDVRQDDAGTYECRVIERAGKPLKLISIINLRVGSPTGRGSFNTVDGAAEIPDSKQDTLPGPVNNTSPPATDPCLCVALCTWPDTEEVQPLLGLLYQHVGVVGPGEIGRDVGA